Genomic segment of Posidoniimonas corsicana:
CGAGCCACGTCGCCGTCGAGAACGCGGTGAATCGGTTGCAGGTCACCTGCCCCAAGTTCGACGAGTTCACCGAGGAGGAGTTCCTCGCGATGCTCGAGCCGGCTTGTCAGCGTCTCCGGGACCCGCTGAGCCATGGCGGCTTGCTGAAGTTCGCGACGCAGGAGAGCCCCGCCGAGCGGCTCCTGATCGACCTGAAGGCGAAGCCCTACGCGACGCTCGTCCTGACCATGCGGTTCCGGGACGCGTTCGAGCGGTGGCGGAAGGCGATGGTCGCCTTGTGCGGGTCGACCAAGGACGCGGCCGCGGTGGCCGCCGCGGCCAGGGACGAGGGCTGGCGGCTGTGGATCGCCGACGATGAGGACCCTTTGGGTGAATTACCAGAAGAGCGGGACGCGGCCGGCGATCAACTGGGGAATTCCCCAGTTGATCGCGCGAGGTCGTGGACACCTCCTGAGGTATCGGGGGAGCCAGTTGGAATCGATTCCAACTGGGCGCGCGCCCAGTTGGGAATTCTCCCGACTGGTCGCGCCTCACTAAAAGGCAAGCTCGAAGCCGAACTGACTCTGAATCGCCTCTCCAAGCTCACGAAGCTTCTCGCAGCGCACCGCAATTCCAATGTGCATCGGGACTTTCGACTGCGACACAAATGCCTCGGGAGTCACCACGTCTACGTCTCCTGATGTCGTGAACTCCATCCCGCTGTGGTGAATCCCAAGTAGCTTGGTGTACGGGCCGAGTGCTTTTCCGCCCGCCAGCGGCCAGAGTGATCGATGAAGAAACACAGGAGAGCCACTAGATCCAGGGTACGATGCGATATCTGTCAAGAAGTCTGGGTTGCCGTCGTAGTTGAGATGCGGGTGCGTAGCGCAGATTCCTTTGCGAAAGACTGGCATATTGTTAACCGAGTCCTCAATCAAGTCTGGGTAACCGACCATGATGACCTCACTCATCGCGTCGGTGGTCTTCAGTTCCTCATCGCTGAGCATGTCTTGGGGTGTCAGCGCCGATACGAAATAGGGCAGGCGTCGCTTCCGCGCTTCTAGTAGGCATTCGCTGATTGGCAATGCAGCTAGGTCGATGTCATCGTCCGGGTGGTCGATCCAGGCACCCTCCACGTCCGCGAGGACTTCCGACGTGATGTTTCCGTAGTCAGCCTCGTCGGTCCCGGCCTTCACATGAGTAAGCCTTGTCGTCACTCGGACCGCCTCTTCAAGTATGTGGCGGTTGGTGACCACCGCGAGACCGTCGGCGTTCCCATCCTTCGCAAAGTCGAAGAGGAAGCCCGTGCCTCCCCACACCTCCGCATCCTCGCCCTGGCAAACTAGCCTGAGGGTAGCGTGTGAAAGCATGCGCGGGGTAGAGTTCTTCGATGCGCGGCGGCTCCTCGCGTAGACTGGCTGCAACCCTTTGGGGACGTCGTCAGGCATGCTTGCAATCCTTAGCTTGATGGGTGGGGCTAGCAGTATAGCGAGTTGACATGCTGACGCCCCGCCGGCACAATTTCTACCGCTGGCTACGCGAGGTCTCTACCTGGCCGGCCCGAGCCTCAGAAACTCGGCAACAACACGGAGTCTACGGTGGATGCAAACACGGCCTCTCGGCCCGGTAGCGCGTGCGCACTCACAAGCATCGATCCCGGCAGCGGGGGAGCGAGGTTTGCGCGGGGGGGCTCCGTGTCCTCCTTTCTGAACGCGTTGCCGGGCCGAGCGGAGTCACGCGCGGTTCGGTCTCAGAAGCCGGCCGCGCCTAGTCAATGACCTCGGAGTCATCATGCAGCAGACTACTCGCGTCCTCGACTCTTGCCGCCTTCCCGTGATCCACATCGACACCCTGGCGGAGCATCTCAGGGTCGAGCGGCGCTGGATCATCAATCATTGGCTGAAGTACGACGGCCCGGCCGGGCCCTGCCCTCACTGGCGCGACGGCCAAAACACCTTCTTTCACGTGGGCGACCTCGACGAGTGGACTCACCGGCGATGCCTTCCCGAAAACCGATAGGAGGCTGCGATGAAACGCGACTGGGACCTGATCAGATCGATACTGCTGTACATCGAAGAGCACGACAAGTTGGAGGGATTTGATGGAGCAGATCCGGATTCCGCACTCTTCAAATATCACGTTCGCCTCCTTTCCGAATCGGAGCTAGTGCACGGCATAGGGGTAATAACTTCGATCGACGACAACCCGACTACGATGATCTATAGCACCCCCCCCATCGGCTTAACGTGGGCTGGGCACGATTTCATCGACTCCGCCAGAGACGACGATCGTTGGAAGAAGGCGAAAGAGCAAATCGCCGGAGCGGGAGGTGGGCTTACCCTTGCAGTGCTTCGTTCATTTCTGACAAAGCTGCTCACGGAGGCGATCTTCTGATGGAAGAGATCAAAGTTCACGTTGTCGACAAGGGTCGGAAGTACCTCTACATGCTCTATCGCGACCCGATCACGAATCGGCAGGTCGCACGCAGCACGGGCACGGCGAGCAAGAAGGAGGCAGCGAAGGTCGCTGCCAAGTGGGAGGCGGAGCTCCAGGAGGGGCGCTACGAGCGGTCCGCGCGGATGCCGTGGGCCGAGTTCCGCGAAGCGTGGGAAGATGCCCACATGCATGACCTGGCACCCGCGACGATGGTCAACTACGCGGCCACCTTCAATGCGTTCGAGGACTTCTGCAACCCTCAACGTGTGGGCGACCTTACCACTCCCCGGGTCACGGCCTACGCGGCCCACCTGAGACGAGAGCGGACCCGCACCATCAAGCGCGGCGGGGAAGAGGTACAAGAGTCCTACCGCCTGAGCGAGGCGAGCGTCGGGCGCCACCTGCGACACCTGAAGGCAGTCGCGCGTTGGGCGAGTCGCCAGGGAATGTTGCCGAAAGTTCCACAATTCGAGATGCCCAAGCGGGCCAACGCGGCCCGCATGAAGGGACGCCCGATCACCGGCGAGGAATTCGACCGTATGATCGCGGCCGTGCCGAAGGTCGTCGGCGAGAATGCGGCCGAGTCCTGGAAGTTCCTGCTCCGGGGTCTGTGGACGTCAGGACTGCGCCTCGGCGAGGCGTTGGCCCTGCGGTGGGATCAGACGCCTGGCGGCGTGTCCGTGCGTCTGGACGGCCAGCAGAGCGTCCTCGCCTTCGACGCGGGCTCGCAGAAGTCAGGCAAGGTCGAGCTCGTGCCGCTGGCCCCTGAGGCCATGTTGTTGATTGAGGGGCGCGCCGAGCCGTCCGGCTATGTGTTCAGCCCCAAGCGTATGCGAGGTGAGGGGCCGATGGTTCGGGACGCCGTGAAGGTGAGCAAGGTGGTCGGGAAGATCGGCCGCAAGGCGGGCATCATCACCGACACGGAGAAGGGCAAAACGGCCACGGCTCACGACCTGCGCCGTTCGTTCGGCTTTCGGTGGTCGCGGCGGATCATGCCTGCCGAGCTGAAAGAGCTGATGCGTCACGCCAGCATTGAGACGACGATGACCTACTACGTGGGGCACGATGCCCGGGCGACGTCGGCGGCCCTGTGGGGCAAGCTGGTTGACACTTTGGTTGACACCAGCCCGGAAGAGGCACAGGTCGACGGGCAAGAACCCAGTAAACCCCGGGTAAAGTGAACACGCCCAGCTGGATTCGAACCAGCGACCTACGGATTAGAAGTCCGTTGCTCTATCCAACTGAGCTATGGGCGCAAACGACGCTGCTGCGACAGTTTACGCGGGGATGGCTGCGACGCCAAGATCGCCAGAAGCTCTGGCCGTTCGAACGGCACCGCTAATAACGATAACACGCCTATCGGCGCACAATCGCCGACAGCGGAGTACTTTGTTCGCGACAGTTGCAGATCGCCGCCCCCTAACCCTGCAATGACTCAAATCGCTACGCCGGTAAGCGGCTCGATGAGTTGTGTCGTCCCCTTCGCCAAAAGCCCACCAGGACGCCAGAGGTCGAGCAAGCTTGGTGGCACGACGGGCTGGGAAAAAGTTGGCACCCGCTCCGCTCAATTAATAACCTCACGGAGCGGCCGTCTAATGCAAGAATCGAATGACGGTTCGCCAGTCGGCACAGCGAATTGTTACGCTACGGGAAGCCTTGAACCAGAAGGCATCACGCGGTCGACGCTTACTGGTGGTGGCCCTGTGCTGCCGTGCACCTCTAGCCAGGCCTGCTGGAGCGTCGAGTTGCTCGATGCGTCGCCTTCCACCAGGGAGCGAACAAGATTGAATGCGGCCCGGCCCAGTTCCTCCGAGTCTTGGCAGACGGCCGACATTCGCGGGTAGATCATGTGCCGCAGGTCGGTGTCGTCGAAGCCGACGATCGACAGATCATCTGGGATGCGGACGCCCATGTGGTGCGCCTCGTTAATGGCACCGGCGGCGATCAGTGGGTCCGCGATGTAAACGGCCGTCGGGCGGTCGGTTCCGCCGACCAGCTTGCGTAGCACCGGTCCGCCGTCGCGGCGTGAAGGTGGAACACGATAAACCAGCGTTTCATCCAGCAGGCCATGCTCCCTTAAGACATCACGGTACGCCCGGAGTCGGTCGGCGTGGTCGCCGTCCTCACGATGGCACGACACAAATGCGATCCGCTGGTGCCCAAGAGACACCAGATACTCAATCGCCTCGCGACTGGCCTGCCCCGACTCGGTGTACGCAAACGCAATCGACGGGTGATCGAAGTGGTCCCCGAGCACCACCAGCGGCAGGCCTTCTTCCGCCATCTCAATGACCAGCGGCCGGTCCGCCAGTGTGCATCGCACAATGGCGCCTTGCAGCCCCTTCCGCTGAAACAACTGCTTCATCGACTCGTTGTCGGTTCTGTCGCGACGCACGTCGATAACGGATAGATCGTACCGAGACTCGCGCATCGCCGACACGATGCCCTCC
This window contains:
- a CDS encoding DUF2513 domain-containing protein, whose amino-acid sequence is MKRDWDLIRSILLYIEEHDKLEGFDGADPDSALFKYHVRLLSESELVHGIGVITSIDDNPTTMIYSTPPIGLTWAGHDFIDSARDDDRWKKAKEQIAGAGGGLTLAVLRSFLTKLLTEAIF
- a CDS encoding LacI family DNA-binding transcriptional regulator, which produces MGCRRILKETVTHDFSNSCGSRRMASIRDVARQAGVSIATVSRVVNGVETVAPKLRRDVLQAVEVCGYKPPEQRRAGNGIALVYAGPFTIGSPYDSACVEGIVSAMRESRYDLSVIDVRRDRTDNESMKQLFQRKGLQGAIVRCTLADRPLVIEMAEEGLPLVVLGDHFDHPSIAFAYTESGQASREAIEYLVSLGHQRIAFVSCHREDGDHADRLRAYRDVLREHGLLDETLVYRVPPSRRDGGPVLRKLVGGTDRPTAVYIADPLIAAGAINEAHHMGVRIPDDLSIVGFDDTDLRHMIYPRMSAVCQDSEELGRAAFNLVRSLVEGDASSNSTLQQAWLEVHGSTGPPPVSVDRVMPSGSRLPVA
- a CDS encoding S1 family peptidase — its product is MPDDVPKGLQPVYARSRRASKNSTPRMLSHATLRLVCQGEDAEVWGGTGFLFDFAKDGNADGLAVVTNRHILEEAVRVTTRLTHVKAGTDEADYGNITSEVLADVEGAWIDHPDDDIDLAALPISECLLEARKRRLPYFVSALTPQDMLSDEELKTTDAMSEVIMVGYPDLIEDSVNNMPVFRKGICATHPHLNYDGNPDFLTDIASYPGSSGSPVFLHRSLWPLAGGKALGPYTKLLGIHHSGMEFTTSGDVDVVTPEAFVSQSKVPMHIGIAVRCEKLRELGEAIQSQFGFELAF
- a CDS encoding tyrosine-type recombinase/integrase, which encodes MEEIKVHVVDKGRKYLYMLYRDPITNRQVARSTGTASKKEAAKVAAKWEAELQEGRYERSARMPWAEFREAWEDAHMHDLAPATMVNYAATFNAFEDFCNPQRVGDLTTPRVTAYAAHLRRERTRTIKRGGEEVQESYRLSEASVGRHLRHLKAVARWASRQGMLPKVPQFEMPKRANAARMKGRPITGEEFDRMIAAVPKVVGENAAESWKFLLRGLWTSGLRLGEALALRWDQTPGGVSVRLDGQQSVLAFDAGSQKSGKVELVPLAPEAMLLIEGRAEPSGYVFSPKRMRGEGPMVRDAVKVSKVVGKIGRKAGIITDTEKGKTATAHDLRRSFGFRWSRRIMPAELKELMRHASIETTMTYYVGHDARATSAALWGKLVDTLVDTSPEEAQVDGQEPSKPRVK